From a single Micromonospora pallida genomic region:
- a CDS encoding SRPBCC family protein, with translation MADIRASIDDEDGRYRAVVEADMPGTPEQVWELIATGPGLEAWFVPAEVEPGPGGRIVTHHGSYGSSEGTITAWDPPRRIVFDEPEEIDERSRTWNTEILVEARSGDTCVVRLTSGFLVDGDEWREHVDQTLGGWTAALRLMRLYLTHFAGLPVTTLLVQHEVPESIEAPDAVAAAGLRTGKVGDEVATSEPAPLLAGVVEQIDDTSVTVRTHEPPGVAEVATMTYAGTSSVLIRWYLYGDQGPATRDRETQAWSTWAAHLITRA, from the coding sequence TTGGCTGACATTCGCGCGTCCATCGACGACGAGGACGGCCGGTACCGCGCGGTCGTCGAGGCCGACATGCCGGGCACCCCCGAGCAGGTCTGGGAGTTGATCGCCACCGGCCCGGGCCTGGAGGCCTGGTTCGTCCCGGCCGAGGTCGAGCCCGGTCCGGGCGGTCGGATCGTCACCCACCACGGTTCCTACGGCTCCTCCGAGGGGACGATCACCGCCTGGGACCCGCCCCGCCGGATCGTCTTCGACGAGCCCGAGGAAATCGATGAGCGAAGCCGGACGTGGAACACCGAGATCCTGGTCGAGGCGCGCTCCGGCGACACCTGCGTCGTCCGGCTGACCAGCGGTTTCCTTGTCGACGGCGACGAGTGGCGCGAGCACGTCGACCAGACCCTCGGCGGCTGGACCGCCGCGCTGCGCCTCATGCGGCTCTACCTCACCCACTTCGCCGGCCTGCCGGTGACCACGCTGCTCGTGCAGCACGAGGTGCCGGAGTCCATCGAGGCGCCGGATGCCGTGGCGGCGGCCGGACTGCGCACCGGAAAGGTCGGCGACGAGGTCGCCACGTCCGAGCCGGCACCGCTGCTGGCCGGCGTGGTCGAGCAGATCGACGACACGTCGGTCACCGTCCGCACGCACGAGCCGCCCGGCGTCGCCGAGGTCGCCACCATGACGTACGCCGGCACGTCGTCCGTCCTGATCCGCTGGTACCTCTACGGCGACCAGGGCCCCGCCACCCGAGACCGCGAAACCCAGGCATGGTCGACCTGGGCCGCCCACCTGATCACCCGCGCCTGA
- a CDS encoding ArsR/SmtB family transcription factor, which translates to MSVEAVEVIAAPAAAIVALDPVRSRLLAELREPRSATELARTLDLPRQRVHYHVRQLEAQGLVTGAGERRWGGLTERLLVATAGAYLVSPEVLGAAAARPTPGDRPDRLSAAYLVALAGRVVQEVGALLRRSRETGRPAETFTIDADITFRTPSARADFVRDLTEAVATVIARHHVESGSTGRRHRLVIGAYPIPQNAPADAGPSEEQNLPADAGPSKEQNLPADAGPSKEQNVG; encoded by the coding sequence ATGTCCGTCGAAGCTGTGGAAGTCATCGCGGCCCCCGCCGCGGCGATCGTGGCGCTCGATCCGGTCCGGTCCCGCCTCCTCGCCGAACTGCGCGAGCCCCGGTCGGCGACCGAACTGGCCCGTACGCTCGACCTGCCGCGCCAGCGGGTGCACTACCACGTCCGGCAACTCGAGGCGCAGGGCCTGGTGACCGGCGCGGGCGAGCGGCGCTGGGGTGGGCTCACCGAACGGCTGCTCGTGGCCACCGCCGGGGCGTACCTCGTCTCGCCCGAGGTGCTCGGGGCCGCCGCCGCCCGCCCGACGCCGGGCGACCGCCCGGACCGGCTCTCCGCCGCCTACCTCGTCGCGCTCGCCGGTCGGGTCGTCCAGGAGGTCGGTGCCCTGCTACGCCGGTCCCGGGAGACCGGACGGCCGGCCGAGACGTTCACTATCGACGCCGACATCACCTTCCGCACCCCGTCGGCGCGGGCCGACTTCGTCCGCGACCTGACCGAAGCCGTCGCCACGGTGATCGCCCGGCACCACGTCGAGAGTGGGTCGACCGGACGACGGCACCGGCTGGTCATCGGCGCCTACCCGATTCCGCAGAACGCGCCAGCGGACGCTGGCCCGAGCGAAGAGCAGAACCTGCCAGCGGACGCTGGCCCGAGCAAGGAGCAGAACCTGCCAGCGGACGCTGGCCCGAGCAAGGAGCAGAACGTTGGCTGA